The following are from one region of the Francisella opportunistica genome:
- a CDS encoding MFS transporter, translating into MQKFKLSLILVVGISFYCYEFFLRILTGAYQEQIVEHFHLSTHIGFSFLVSSYNITYLLMQIPAGVLLDRFGSKKVLISATLLCGIGNVIFVTGDYELALFGRLLVGLGSSFAFIGILKLTLENFESKYFPIITSLVISLGTLAAAFSQNISVIISHYDTSWINIFIYSGVISIPLALLFQIIIPHEKYSATLMPKFSEILSRGKQLIKNSLIWKNAIWAGLLYTPTVILTSQYGVLYFKQSYGFDSIYSTTMITAIFVGWIIFSPIMTYLCNRFNDKKIIAISIIGILLVSILINAQMLKNYAIIIAFLFGTFSASQVLVWYYFNKICPPSFAAVGIAITNMLITLVIEIGQLGAGLAIDSGAHFNIQANTSITLTFIVVLVLAFIIMKNMVKNIKS; encoded by the coding sequence ATGCAAAAATTTAAACTTTCGTTGATTTTAGTGGTTGGTATTAGCTTTTACTGCTACGAATTCTTTTTAAGGATATTAACAGGCGCATATCAAGAACAGATAGTCGAGCATTTTCATCTATCAACACATATAGGATTTTCTTTCTTAGTATCAAGCTATAATATCACTTATCTTTTAATGCAAATCCCCGCTGGAGTGCTACTTGATAGATTTGGTAGCAAAAAAGTACTTATTAGCGCTACTTTATTGTGTGGTATTGGTAATGTAATTTTTGTCACAGGTGATTATGAATTAGCACTATTTGGTAGACTCTTAGTAGGGTTAGGTTCATCTTTTGCTTTTATTGGTATACTAAAACTAACTTTAGAAAACTTCGAATCCAAGTATTTTCCAATTATCACAAGTTTGGTAATATCTTTGGGCACCCTTGCAGCAGCATTCTCACAAAACATTAGCGTTATAATTTCTCATTATGATACTTCATGGATAAATATTTTTATCTACTCTGGAGTTATATCTATACCTTTAGCGCTACTTTTTCAAATTATCATTCCACATGAGAAATACTCTGCAACACTAATGCCAAAATTTAGTGAAATTCTTAGCAGAGGTAAGCAACTAATCAAAAATAGTTTAATCTGGAAAAATGCAATCTGGGCTGGATTACTCTATACACCAACAGTTATATTAACATCACAATACGGTGTACTATATTTCAAACAATCTTATGGTTTTGATAGTATCTACTCAACAACGATGATAACCGCCATTTTTGTTGGGTGGATTATTTTCTCACCAATTATGACTTACCTTTGTAATAGGTTTAACGATAAAAAAATTATTGCTATTTCAATAATCGGTATTTTGTTAGTATCTATATTGATAAATGCACAAATGTTAAAAAACTATGCAATAATCATAGCTTTTTTATTTGGAACTTTTTCTGCTTCACAAGTTTTAGTTTGGTATTACTTTAATAAAATATGTCCACCAAGCTTTGCAGCTGTAGGTATTGCTATTACAAATATGCTAATAACTTTAGTTATAGAGATTGGCCAACTTGGTGCTGGGTTAGCTATTGATAGCGGCGCTCATTTTAATATCCAAGCAAATACAAGCATAACTTTAACATTTATTGTTGTTTTAGTTTTAGCATTTATAATTATGAAAAACATGGTCAAAAATATTAAATCTTAA
- the tmk gene encoding dTMP kinase, which produces MQSKFIVIEGLDGAGKSTAISFVRKYLEQNNLAAIYTREPGGTKIAEELRNLVLHNKYDEEIHSDSELLMIYAGRVQHYRNLIAPTLAKGINVVSDRFYWSSMAYQGGGRGVELKKIRALNDNFLNGCEPDLVIYLDIDPRLGLQRAQKVGSPDRIEKAGLEFFIRTRKVFKDLAKESENAIEIDAAQPIQEVEKQIYLSLDKHFNFQN; this is translated from the coding sequence ATGCAAAGTAAATTTATTGTAATAGAAGGTCTTGATGGTGCTGGTAAAAGTACAGCTATTAGCTTTGTTAGGAAATATTTAGAACAAAATAACCTAGCAGCAATTTATACTCGTGAACCAGGTGGAACTAAAATAGCTGAAGAGTTAAGAAACCTAGTTCTACATAATAAATATGATGAAGAAATTCATTCAGATAGTGAGCTACTAATGATTTATGCCGGAAGAGTACAGCATTATAGAAATCTTATTGCACCAACTTTAGCAAAGGGTATTAATGTAGTCTCAGATAGATTTTACTGGTCAAGTATGGCATATCAAGGTGGTGGCCGTGGAGTTGAGCTAAAGAAAATTAGAGCCTTAAATGATAATTTTCTTAATGGTTGTGAGCCAGATTTAGTAATCTATCTTGATATTGATCCGAGATTGGGTTTACAAAGAGCTCAAAAAGTCGGTAGTCCTGATAGGATTGAAAAGGCCGGATTAGAATTCTTCATCAGGACACGTAAGGTTTTCAAAGATCTTGCCAAAGAGTCAGAGAATGCTATTGAAATTGATGCTGCACAGCCTATCCAAGAAGTTGAAAAGCAAATATATCTGTCATTAGATAAGCATTTTAATTTTCAAAATTAA
- a CDS encoding peptide chain release factor 3: MSEYLHQIAKRRTFAIISHPDAGKTTITEKMLLFGNAIKTAGTVKAKKSGIHATSDWMEMEKQRGISITTSVMQFPYNGRIINLLDTPGHEDFSEDTYRTLTAVDSALMVVDAVKGVEDRTIKLMNVCRLRDTPIVTFMNKFDRDTRDPLELLDEVENILKIKCAPMNWPIGMGKYFKGVYDLYNDEVTLFETGHGHEIYPYKKIKGLENAKDAIGIDLYEDLEMEIDLVRGASHEFDEQEFLEGNLTPVYFGTALSNFGVKEMMDGFTRYAPAPQHREADQRVVAADEQKLTGFVFKIQANMDEKHRDRIAFFRICSGKYEKGMKIFHERTSKMMQISKALTFMAGEREQVEEGYAGDIIGLHNHGSIQIGDSFTQGEKLKFKGIPNFAPEIFKRVKLNDPLKMKALQKGLVQLSEEGATQVFKPFISNDLVLGAVGVLQFDVVAQRLASEYNVKCSYEGVNVTLARWIFCNDEKKLNDFKKKYEVNLAYDGAGYLTYLASTGVNLQLAQEKNPDIIFSATREH, encoded by the coding sequence ATGAGTGAATATCTACACCAAATTGCTAAGCGTAGGACTTTTGCAATTATTTCCCACCCAGATGCTGGTAAAACAACGATTACAGAGAAAATGCTACTTTTTGGTAATGCTATCAAAACAGCAGGTACTGTTAAAGCCAAAAAAAGTGGTATACATGCGACATCTGACTGGATGGAAATGGAGAAACAAAGAGGAATTTCAATCACAACCTCAGTGATGCAATTTCCATATAATGGTCGTATTATAAATCTACTTGATACTCCAGGGCATGAGGATTTCTCCGAAGATACCTATAGAACACTTACTGCGGTGGATTCGGCACTAATGGTTGTTGATGCGGTTAAGGGTGTTGAGGATAGGACTATTAAACTGATGAATGTTTGTCGCCTAAGAGATACTCCTATTGTAACTTTTATGAATAAGTTTGATCGAGATACTCGTGACCCTCTAGAGCTTTTAGATGAAGTTGAGAATATCCTTAAGATAAAATGTGCACCGATGAATTGGCCAATTGGTATGGGTAAATATTTCAAGGGAGTTTATGATTTGTATAATGATGAGGTTACTTTATTTGAAACAGGTCATGGTCATGAGATATATCCATATAAGAAGATCAAAGGTTTAGAAAATGCTAAAGATGCGATAGGCATAGATCTCTATGAAGATCTTGAGATGGAAATTGATTTAGTGCGTGGTGCAAGTCATGAATTTGATGAGCAGGAATTTCTAGAGGGCAATCTTACGCCAGTATATTTTGGTACAGCACTAAGTAATTTTGGTGTTAAAGAAATGATGGATGGTTTTACAAGATATGCTCCAGCACCGCAACATCGCGAAGCTGATCAAAGAGTTGTCGCTGCTGATGAGCAAAAGCTGACAGGTTTTGTATTTAAAATACAGGCGAATATGGATGAAAAACATCGTGATAGAATCGCATTTTTTAGAATTTGTTCTGGTAAGTATGAAAAGGGTATGAAAATCTTTCATGAAAGAACTAGTAAAATGATGCAAATCTCAAAAGCACTAACTTTTATGGCAGGTGAAAGAGAGCAGGTTGAAGAGGGCTATGCTGGAGATATTATTGGTTTGCATAATCATGGTAGTATCCAGATTGGCGATAGCTTTACTCAAGGAGAAAAACTAAAATTCAAAGGAATACCAAATTTTGCTCCTGAGATTTTCAAAAGAGTTAAATTAAATGATCCATTAAAAATGAAAGCTTTACAAAAAGGTTTGGTACAGCTATCAGAAGAAGGAGCTACACAAGTTTTTAAACCTTTTATATCTAATGATTTGGTACTTGGGGCTGTTGGTGTTTTGCAGTTTGATGTGGTTGCTCAGCGTTTGGCATCAGAATACAATGTCAAGTGTTCTTATGAAGGAGTAAATGTTACTTTAGCACGTTGGATTTTTTGCAATGATGAGAAAAAACTTAATGATTTTAAGAAAAAGTATGAGGTAAATTTAGCTTATGACGGAGCAGGATATCTTACATATCTTGCGTCAACAGGGGTTAATTTACAGCTAGCGCAAGAAAAAAATCCAGATATCATATTTAGTGCAACAAGAGAGCATTAA
- the ftsY gene encoding signal recognition particle-docking protein FtsY yields MFFKKKKNTEVETVIERVQEQENKKGLFSRLQAGLSKTANKFGSGLSTILMGQKIVDEELLEDIEMQLLTADVGVEATDEIVTYLRGKVARNELQTADKLNQIIQGKLTEIILPCEKPLQVDTQKSPFVILVVGVNGVGKTTTIGKLTKKLQSQGKSVILAAGDTFRAAAVEQLREWGNRNNTQVVYQHEGADSASVIYDAISSAKSKGIDVVIADTAGRLHNKDNLMQELKKVVKVIKKTDESAPHEIMLVVDATTGGNALSQAEAFNQIVNLTGITITKLDGTAKGGIVFSIAKKLGLPLRFIGVGEKIDDLQVFNARDFTSALFNFND; encoded by the coding sequence ATGTTTTTCAAGAAAAAAAAGAATACAGAAGTTGAGACAGTTATAGAAAGAGTACAAGAACAAGAGAATAAAAAAGGATTATTTTCTCGGCTTCAAGCTGGTCTATCAAAAACAGCAAATAAGTTTGGTAGTGGTTTAAGTACTATACTTATGGGCCAAAAAATTGTCGATGAAGAGCTTTTAGAAGATATCGAGATGCAACTATTGACAGCAGATGTGGGTGTTGAAGCAACTGATGAGATAGTTACCTACTTGCGTGGCAAAGTTGCTAGAAATGAGCTGCAAACAGCTGATAAACTTAATCAGATAATCCAAGGGAAACTTACAGAAATAATTTTACCTTGTGAGAAGCCACTACAAGTTGATACGCAAAAATCACCATTTGTGATATTGGTTGTAGGGGTTAATGGTGTTGGTAAAACTACAACTATAGGTAAACTCACAAAGAAACTACAATCACAGGGTAAATCAGTAATTTTAGCTGCTGGAGATACTTTTAGGGCTGCTGCAGTGGAGCAGCTTCGCGAATGGGGGAATAGGAATAATACTCAAGTTGTTTATCAGCATGAGGGAGCAGATAGCGCTTCGGTTATTTATGATGCTATAAGCTCAGCTAAGTCAAAAGGGATTGATGTGGTGATTGCTGATACCGCAGGTAGACTACACAACAAAGATAATCTTATGCAGGAACTTAAAAAAGTCGTCAAAGTTATCAAAAAAACTGATGAGTCAGCACCGCATGAAATTATGCTTGTTGTTGATGCAACAACTGGGGGCAATGCGTTAAGCCAAGCAGAGGCATTTAATCAAATTGTCAACTTAACTGGTATAACAATTACTAAGCTTGATGGCACAGCAAAAGGTGGTATTGTATTTTCAATTGCTAAAAAACTTGGTTTACCACTTAGATTTATAGGGGTAGGTGAAAAAATTGATGACCTACAAGTCTTTAATGCTAGAGATTTCACTAGTGCATTGTTTAACTTTAATGATTAA
- a CDS encoding NupC/NupG family nucleoside CNT transporter: MFVKILYFLLGLATVFILAFIWSSNRKKIKYKQLVVILFFQLLVCFFILQSSEGIKLVSLISIGFDKILQHAHEGTTFVFGSLADTNKNGFVFFFNVGMPIVLISGIIGVLQYFRILPLIIRGVGFILTKITGMGKLESFNAVSSLTVGQQENFLIYKKIIGHLPANVLYTMAATAMSTVSLAIAGSYMSIIEPKYVCTAIVLNMLSTFFVLHVINPYDKDPSLNYDTLHADYETGRQSFFEMLSEYLLDGFKIAVIVCAMLIGFIALLNLVDGIFQEVFGITFRQILGYIFYPIAWVLNIHGSEIFLSSQIMGTKIVTNEFVAMQELAKHSQQLSEHTKAVVSVFLVSFANFSSIGIIVGAVQALNKEASIKVARFSLKILYGAVLVSILSACVVGLIV, from the coding sequence GTGTTTGTAAAGATTTTATATTTTTTGTTAGGATTAGCGACAGTCTTTATACTAGCTTTTATTTGGAGCAGTAATAGAAAAAAAATCAAATATAAGCAGTTAGTTGTCATTTTATTTTTTCAGCTATTAGTTTGTTTTTTTATATTACAATCTAGTGAAGGAATAAAGCTTGTTTCTCTTATATCTATTGGTTTTGATAAGATATTACAACATGCTCATGAAGGTACTACATTTGTTTTTGGCAGCCTTGCTGATACTAATAAAAATGGTTTTGTTTTCTTTTTCAATGTTGGTATGCCAATAGTGCTTATATCTGGAATAATAGGCGTACTTCAATACTTTAGAATACTACCTCTTATTATTAGAGGAGTTGGCTTTATTCTAACTAAAATCACAGGAATGGGTAAGCTAGAGTCATTTAATGCAGTAAGCTCTTTAACAGTCGGGCAGCAGGAAAATTTTCTTATTTACAAAAAAATAATTGGTCATTTACCAGCAAATGTATTATATACAATGGCTGCAACAGCAATGTCTACAGTGTCATTGGCAATAGCAGGCTCGTATATGTCTATAATCGAACCTAAGTATGTATGTACAGCTATTGTATTAAATATGCTAAGTACATTTTTTGTCTTACATGTAATAAATCCATACGATAAGGATCCTAGTTTAAACTATGATACTCTGCATGCTGATTATGAAACAGGTAGACAGAGTTTTTTTGAAATGTTATCAGAATATCTTTTAGATGGTTTTAAAATAGCGGTAATCGTTTGTGCGATGCTTATAGGTTTTATCGCACTATTAAATCTCGTTGATGGTATTTTTCAGGAAGTATTCGGTATTACGTTTAGACAAATTCTTGGCTATATTTTTTATCCTATCGCATGGGTTTTAAATATTCATGGTAGTGAGATATTTTTATCAAGTCAAATAATGGGAACAAAGATTGTCACAAATGAATTTGTCGCAATGCAAGAGTTAGCTAAACATTCGCAACAGCTTTCAGAACATACAAAGGCGGTTGTTTCGGTATTTTTAGTATCGTTTGCAAATTTTAGTTCAATAGGCATAATAGTCGGAGCAGTACAAGCTTTAAACAAAGAGGCATCAATCAAAGTTGCAAGATTTAGTCTAAAAATCCTCTATGGCGCAGTTTTAGTTAGTATACTATCTGCATGTGTTGTAGGACTTATTGTTTAG
- a CDS encoding UvrD-helicase domain-containing protein: MSSYDFLLGLNPQQQKATLLEDRNALILAGAGSGKTKVLTSRIAHLCRDKGVSVENILAVTFTNKAAKEIQQRVEKMLGISTFGMWIGTFHGIAHRLLRKHAHELGLDKNFRILDQDEQAQLIKKVINSLDLDDKKYPPKLLQNFINKQKDKAILSNKLAKQYDTNFAHIYTAYEQRLQLDNALDFADLLLHLYELFSLNQQHREYYQNKFKYILIDEFQDTNHVQYMWLKLLVTDNNYMMAVGDDDQSIYGWRGAVVDNIHNYVKDLKNVEIIKLEQNYRSTKNILKVANSVIKNNDNRMSKELWSAAEDGEKVELYCAVNERDEAKYIIDKIRQLHKDGVDYSDMAILYRSNYLSRVLEESCIYASIPYRIYGGFRFFDRAEIKDTLAYLRIAATNSDNLAFERIINTPTRGIGNKTLEIIRNYAQINSLSYWQATLDVIQKELVTKRTASLLLKFIKLINDISAQISQLSLDKLLELVINQSGLLASYQEKNSEKDRQKIDNLKELISAAKDFEPQIELLDDNTDILQDFLSFAVLEAGEMQADETADSVQLMTIHASKGLEFCYVFLVAAEEGVFPPSSIVNSEEVFDNTNSKKMQDKLAEERRLFYVAITRAMKALTISYAQVRNIFGRSSFQVKSRFVAEIDSQHLNQDKLEFTATKHQTKQKANFGMSPFDFLKSNNTTNSFKPGDKVFHKVFGKGVFVKVQAQGAKEFYTVDFGVDVGQKILLADIANLVKI; the protein is encoded by the coding sequence ATGTCTAGTTATGACTTTCTCTTAGGCTTAAATCCACAACAGCAAAAAGCAACATTACTAGAGGATCGTAATGCGTTGATTCTTGCAGGTGCTGGTAGTGGTAAAACAAAAGTTCTGACATCACGAATAGCACATCTTTGTCGTGATAAAGGTGTATCTGTTGAGAATATTCTTGCTGTAACATTTACCAATAAAGCAGCAAAGGAGATTCAGCAGCGCGTTGAAAAGATGCTTGGGATTTCTACATTTGGTATGTGGATAGGTACTTTTCATGGTATCGCACATAGGTTATTGCGTAAGCATGCCCATGAACTTGGTTTGGATAAAAATTTTAGAATACTTGATCAAGATGAGCAAGCCCAGTTGATTAAAAAAGTAATTAATAGCCTAGATCTTGATGATAAAAAGTATCCCCCTAAATTATTGCAGAATTTTATCAATAAACAAAAAGATAAAGCTATCCTTAGTAATAAGCTTGCTAAGCAATATGATACTAATTTTGCTCATATTTATACTGCTTATGAACAAAGACTCCAGCTTGATAATGCTTTGGATTTTGCAGACTTGCTTTTACATCTTTATGAACTTTTTTCTCTTAACCAGCAGCATAGAGAATATTATCAAAACAAATTTAAATATATTTTGATCGATGAGTTTCAAGACACTAACCATGTTCAATACATGTGGCTAAAGCTACTTGTAACTGATAATAACTATATGATGGCGGTTGGAGACGATGATCAGTCAATATATGGTTGGCGTGGTGCTGTCGTAGATAATATCCATAACTATGTAAAAGATCTCAAAAACGTTGAGATTATAAAACTAGAGCAAAACTATCGTTCAACAAAAAATATCCTAAAAGTAGCTAATTCAGTAATCAAGAATAATGATAATAGAATGTCAAAAGAGCTGTGGTCAGCAGCTGAAGATGGCGAAAAGGTAGAGCTTTATTGTGCTGTTAATGAACGTGATGAGGCAAAATATATTATAGATAAAATTCGCCAGTTACATAAAGACGGTGTTGATTATAGTGATATGGCTATTTTATATCGTTCAAACTACTTATCGCGTGTCTTAGAGGAAAGTTGTATTTATGCAAGTATTCCATATAGGATTTATGGAGGTTTTAGATTCTTTGATAGGGCTGAGATTAAGGATACTTTAGCATATCTAAGGATAGCTGCTACAAATAGCGATAACTTAGCATTTGAGAGAATTATTAATACGCCAACGCGCGGAATTGGTAATAAAACATTAGAGATAATTAGAAATTATGCGCAAATAAATTCATTATCATATTGGCAAGCTACTTTGGATGTTATCCAAAAAGAGCTTGTAACTAAAAGAACAGCAAGTTTACTTTTAAAGTTTATTAAACTAATTAATGATATTTCTGCACAAATAAGCCAACTCAGTTTAGATAAACTCTTAGAATTAGTAATAAATCAAAGTGGTCTTTTAGCATCATATCAAGAAAAAAATAGTGAAAAGGATCGTCAAAAGATTGATAACTTAAAAGAGTTAATAAGTGCTGCTAAAGATTTTGAACCACAGATTGAGTTGCTTGATGATAATACTGATATATTACAAGATTTTTTATCATTTGCTGTTTTAGAAGCGGGTGAAATGCAAGCTGATGAGACTGCAGATAGTGTTCAGTTAATGACTATTCATGCCTCAAAAGGTTTAGAGTTTTGTTATGTGTTTTTGGTTGCTGCAGAAGAGGGTGTCTTTCCACCAAGTTCAATTGTTAACTCTGAAGAAGTATTTGACAATACAAACTCTAAAAAAATGCAAGATAAGCTCGCTGAAGAACGCCGACTTTTTTATGTGGCAATAACAAGAGCTATGAAAGCCTTAACTATAAGTTATGCACAAGTGCGCAATATCTTTGGTCGTAGTAGTTTTCAAGTTAAGTCACGCTTTGTTGCAGAGATAGACTCTCAGCATCTGAATCAAGATAAACTAGAATTTACAGCAACTAAACATCAAACTAAACAAAAAGCAAATTTTGGGATGTCGCCTTTTGATTTTCTTAAATCAAATAATACTACTAATAGCTTTAAACCAGGTGATAAAGTATTTCATAAGGTTTTTGGCAAAGGAGTATTTGTAAAAGTACAAGCACAGGGTGCAAAAGAGTTTTATACTGTAGATTTTGGTGTCGATGTAGGCCAAAAGATACTACTAGCAGATATTGCAAATTTAGTTAAGATTTAA
- a CDS encoding NupC/NupG family nucleoside CNT transporter yields the protein MVIKSLYFILGLIVIYFLAYIWSNNRKNIRYKNLIIILIVQLILAKFMLSTSIGIDIINYVNKCFEVLLDSTHIGVTFVFGNLANTKEFIFFFNAAMPIVVMSAVIGILQYFRILQFLVVAIGSILTKVTGMGKLESFNALSSLSVGQSENFLYYKKIIKYLPSNVLYTMAATAMSTVSIGTAAAYMTIIDPTYVCVAIVMNMFGAFFVLNIINPYEKTKEVTYEFLTDQVEDYERQRFFEMLSEYILDGFKVAIIVCVMIMGYIAFLNLADGVFSSLVGISLRDILGYIFYPIAWILNIHGSEIFLSSQIMGTKIVTNEFVAMQELAKYSTQLSQHTKAVVSVFLVSFANFASIGIIIGAIQALSKEASVKVARFSLKILYGAVLVSFLSANIVGFII from the coding sequence ATGGTTATTAAATCGCTATACTTTATATTAGGTCTTATCGTTATTTATTTTTTAGCTTATATTTGGAGTAATAATCGTAAAAATATTAGATATAAAAATCTTATAATTATTCTAATAGTTCAGCTTATTTTAGCCAAGTTTATGCTAAGTACTTCAATAGGTATAGATATTATCAATTATGTTAATAAATGCTTTGAGGTATTACTTGATAGTACTCATATTGGCGTGACATTTGTTTTTGGTAATTTAGCTAATACAAAAGAGTTTATATTCTTTTTTAATGCTGCTATGCCAATTGTAGTAATGTCGGCAGTAATAGGGATTTTGCAATATTTTAGAATATTGCAGTTTCTTGTGGTTGCTATAGGAAGTATTTTAACGAAAGTAACAGGTATGGGTAAACTAGAGTCATTCAATGCTTTAAGCTCATTAAGTGTTGGTCAGTCTGAGAATTTTCTATACTACAAAAAGATAATTAAGTATTTGCCTTCAAATGTCTTATATACAATGGCTGCAACAGCTATGTCAACTGTTTCGATAGGTACGGCAGCAGCATATATGACAATTATAGATCCAACATATGTTTGTGTCGCTATTGTGATGAATATGTTTGGCGCATTTTTTGTGTTAAATATAATTAACCCTTATGAAAAAACCAAGGAAGTTACATATGAGTTTTTAACTGACCAAGTTGAGGATTATGAGAGACAAAGATTTTTTGAAATGTTATCTGAATATATCCTTGATGGCTTTAAGGTTGCTATTATTGTATGTGTTATGATAATGGGATATATTGCCTTTCTTAATTTAGCTGATGGTGTTTTCTCAAGTTTAGTAGGGATATCATTACGAGATATTCTTGGTTATATTTTTTATCCTATCGCTTGGATTTTAAATATCCATGGCAGTGAAATATTTTTATCAAGTCAAATAATGGGGACAAAGATTGTTACTAATGAATTTGTTGCGATGCAAGAGTTAGCTAAGTATTCTACGCAGCTTTCTCAGCATACAAAAGCGGTTGTCTCAGTATTTTTAGTATCGTTTGCAAATTTTGCCTCCATAGGAATTATCATTGGAGCCATTCAAGCTTTGAGTAAAGAAGCATCAGTCAAAGTTGCAAGATTTAGTTTAAAAATTCTCTATGGCGCAGTTTTAGTGAGTTTTTTATCCGCTAATATTGTTGGTTTTATTATATAA
- a CDS encoding LysM peptidoglycan-binding domain-containing protein: protein MLKGISKVLVAGFALAMVTPVFSMEIYTVKSNDYLYKIAKNHAVIGVSTTELTDAIKGINKSEIPGIIDNRIKIGDKLAIPTTKAEVEDGLTLMRNQIIQSSYQQPSSDTTSQQTSSSNAELSDNTAVANDTDDSSIPSVVSQDKIPVLIPTDDNNPPETYKSNLDTQISSDNIQETASYEQRSTQSSGALGSLFRFIIYILILAVVIIVGKRFWETRNSRKEQELELISKKKRDHLMSRISPVVSDNEFYKSDKVNNSPQEEFDFFGTTKVSKPQTTTSAEQAQSYQEFDDVFEQSSQSEQDLFAERDKNIIVKTDKGVVFETNTDDTLVNSTDDDSKVEEIDSHQQAEQELQYVNELIEQFLDSEKYVEASITIQDSLEKDPNNIDLRYKLLEVYARAGDEIAFEGEVHFIKSKNIVSMFDPLHQKIAKLRDKYFE from the coding sequence ATGTTAAAAGGTATCAGTAAAGTTCTTGTAGCTGGGTTTGCTTTAGCGATGGTAACTCCGGTTTTCTCAATGGAAATATATACTGTTAAGTCAAATGATTATCTATATAAAATAGCAAAAAATCACGCAGTAATAGGTGTAAGTACAACTGAGCTAACAGATGCTATTAAAGGTATCAATAAGTCTGAAATACCAGGGATTATTGATAATAGGATAAAAATTGGTGATAAGCTTGCTATCCCAACTACTAAGGCTGAGGTTGAGGATGGCTTAACACTGATGAGAAATCAGATAATTCAAAGTTCATACCAACAACCTAGTAGTGATACAACGTCACAACAAACTAGTTCATCTAATGCTGAGCTTAGTGATAATACTGCAGTTGCTAACGATACTGATGATAGCTCAATTCCAAGTGTGGTAAGTCAAGATAAAATTCCAGTACTAATTCCTACTGATGATAACAATCCTCCAGAGACCTATAAAAGTAATTTAGATACTCAAATAAGCTCGGATAATATTCAAGAAACAGCCTCCTATGAACAGCGGTCAACGCAATCTTCAGGAGCTTTGGGGTCATTATTTAGATTTATTATCTATATCTTAATATTAGCGGTAGTTATTATCGTTGGTAAAAGATTTTGGGAAACTAGGAATTCAAGAAAAGAACAAGAGCTTGAGCTTATTTCAAAAAAGAAAAGAGATCATCTGATGTCGCGAATATCCCCGGTTGTTTCGGATAACGAATTTTACAAATCTGATAAGGTTAATAATAGCCCGCAAGAAGAGTTTGATTTCTTTGGAACCACAAAAGTATCCAAACCACAAACAACTACAAGCGCTGAGCAGGCTCAGTCATATCAAGAATTTGACGATGTTTTTGAGCAGTCTTCTCAGAGTGAGCAAGATTTATTCGCTGAGAGAGATAAAAATATTATTGTTAAAACTGATAAGGGTGTGGTTTTTGAGACAAACACAGATGACACACTTGTCAACTCTACAGATGATGATAGTAAAGTTGAAGAAATTGATTCACATCAGCAAGCAGAGCAAGAGCTACAATATGTAAATGAACTTATTGAGCAATTCTTAGATAGTGAGAAGTATGTTGAGGCTAGTATCACTATCCAAGATTCATTAGAAAAAGATCCAAATAATATTGATTTACGTTATAAGCTTTTAGAAGTCTATGCTCGTGCAGGTGATGAGATAGCTTTTGAAGGCGAAGTTCATTTTATTAAGTCTAAAAATATTGTCAGCATGTTTGATCCATTACATCAAAAAATTGCTAAACTTAGAGATAAATATTTTGAGTGA